Genomic segment of Bifidobacterium lemurum:
TCCATCCAGAACCACAGATTCGGCACGCCCAACAGTTCGCGGCTGATATGGTACAGGCCGTAGACGAATCCGAGTTCATCGCCGGCGCTGACGCGCAGTTCGGCCGCGCCCGCGGCGACGCGGAACATGCCGTCGGCAAGCGAGGCATCACAGTCGCACACGATGCGGGAGGCCTCCGTGCGGGTCGCGGACGCGTCCGAACACACTGTGGCGAGGTCGCGGCGCAGATCCTCGGCGGCGGCGCGCACCGCGTCGGAGCGGTCGCTCACATCGATGAGGGTGGTGGCGTCAAGTTTCATGTCGGAACACTCCTTGCACAAGGGTGGTGGAAGCGGGTGCCTGAGTCGGAGGTGAAAGCCGTGCCCGGTTTCGCTCAGGCTTCGATTCCGGGCACGACGGTCTTGTTCAGGCGGTCTTGGCCGCCGCGGGGTCGGGGTCGTCGACGATGACGTGGCGTCGCAGCGCGGGCCAGGCGGTGTGGACGCCGATCAGGCCGATCAGGCTGAACCCGATCAGGGGCATCACCCACACGGTGGCGAGCTGCCCCGCCCAGCTGAGCGCTATCAGGGCGAGCGTGGCCGCGAGGGCGAGCAGGCTCTGGGGCAGGCGCACGGACAGCAGCAGCACGCTGTTGGCCAGGAGTTTGCCGACCGGCAGATCGGTGAAGGCGACCATCGGGAAGAGATACATCATGGCGCACGCGTCCAGGACGGCCACGACCAGCAGTAGGCCGGCCGCCATCATGCCCGGCGTGCCGGGGTGGACGCGCGGGTAGAACCACACGCCGAGAAGCGCGGCGGCCAGCACGAGCAGCATGGCCCATCCGGCCAGTGTGGAGCGTTTCCACTCCGTGCGGAACGTCGTGAGGTAGTCGTGGACGGGATAGCAGACCTTGCGCCGGACCAGCAGTCCCGCCACGCGGCTCATGGAGGCCATGGCGCAGGGGATCGTCACGACGGGGACGCAGGTGAGCAGGAACAGCAGGTTGAGGCCGACCAGCCGGGACCAGTGCCATTTGACCACGCAGAGGAGCAGCGCGACGCCTTTGGGATCGCGCTGGCGGTCCGACTCGTGGGACGAGCCGCCGTAGAACAGACCATACAGGTTCAATGCCATAGGAATCACCATGCCTGAAACAGTGAGACGAACGGAAAGGGACGGGCGGGACAAGCCGGGTCCGCACGATGCGGGGAGGGGGTCTTCCGTGGGCGGGAAAGGAGGAGACCCGCCCACGGAAAAGGCTCGGGATGCCTGCCGGTCAGCCCTTGAGGCCGGAGGTGGCCACGCCCTGGACCAGATGCTTCTGGAAGAACAGGAAGATCAGCACGGACGGCAGGATGGAGATCGAGGCCATGGCGAACATGGCGCCGTAGTCCGAGCCCGAGGACGGGTCGGAGAACAGCTTGAGCGCCAGGGACACGGGATACCATTCGGTCTTGTTCACGTACAGCAGGGCCGAGAGGAAGTCGTCCCACCGCCACATGAAGCTGAAGATGCAGCCCGTGACCACGGCCGGGGTGATCAGCGGGACGATCACGCGGAAGAAGATGCCGTAGTAGGAGCATCCGTCGATCTTCGCGGCCTCGTCGAGCGAGCGCGGGATTCCGTCGATGAAGTTCATGATCAGGTAGATGAAGAATCCCTGGATCGCGAAGCAGTAGGGCACAATCAGCGGCAGGTAGCTGTCCGTCCAGCCGAGCTTCTGGTACCAGATGTACTGCGGGACCATGAGCACCTGCGCGGGCAGCATCATGGAGACGAGCATCGCGACGAACAGGATCCTGCGTCCGGGGAACCTCAGCCGGCTCAGCGCGTACGCGGTGATGGCGGAGCTGGCGATGGTGCCGGCGGTGGCGATCACGGCGATGAGCAGGGAGTTGCCCATGAAGCGGACGAATCCGGTGCCCATGAAGCCCTTGAGGCCGTTGA
This window contains:
- a CDS encoding DUF624 domain-containing protein, which encodes MALNLYGLFYGGSSHESDRQRDPKGVALLLCVVKWHWSRLVGLNLLFLLTCVPVVTIPCAMASMSRVAGLLVRRKVCYPVHDYLTTFRTEWKRSTLAGWAMLLVLAAALLGVWFYPRVHPGTPGMMAAGLLLVVAVLDACAMMYLFPMVAFTDLPVGKLLANSVLLLSVRLPQSLLALAATLALIALSWAGQLATVWVMPLIGFSLIGLIGVHTAWPALRRHVIVDDPDPAAAKTA
- a CDS encoding carbohydrate ABC transporter permease; amino-acid sequence: MTTATLNPTPAHKADVPVHASRETNWRHIAGRVVYHVFVMAFALLMIYPIIWMVFSAFKPTDTVFATAGQLIPTEWTLDNFVNGLKGFMGTGFVRFMGNSLLIAVIATAGTIASSAITAYALSRLRFPGRRILFVAMLVSMMLPAQVLMVPQYIWYQKLGWTDSYLPLIVPYCFAIQGFFIYLIMNFIDGIPRSLDEAAKIDGCSYYGIFFRVIVPLITPAVVTGCIFSFMWRWDDFLSALLYVNKTEWYPVSLALKLFSDPSSGSDYGAMFAMASISILPSVLIFLFFQKHLVQGVATSGLKG